A genomic segment from Chitinophagaceae bacterium encodes:
- a CDS encoding C40 family peptidase encodes MKNLFYVSVAFCILSGTSNVASAQTFLHFSNNIKGDETGFLKISPLPNDVDFNTAMVPATKVSVAPVKSNTALLTEQCKALHFKFALILNREVETLTNTKLFEFIEDWWGVKYRYAGTTKKGVDCSAFTSLLMLSVFNLQVPRTARKQFASCKKIDKDDLTEGDLVFFNTRGGISHVGLYISDGYFVHSSSTQGVTISNLDEPYYNKRFIAGGRIYN; translated from the coding sequence ATGAAAAACTTGTTTTATGTTTCTGTTGCTTTTTGCATTTTATCAGGAACATCCAATGTCGCTTCGGCACAAACCTTTTTACATTTTTCCAATAATATTAAGGGAGATGAAACGGGCTTTTTAAAAATATCGCCATTACCCAACGATGTAGATTTTAATACGGCTATGGTGCCCGCTACTAAAGTTTCTGTAGCTCCTGTAAAATCTAATACGGCATTACTTACCGAACAATGCAAGGCTTTGCATTTTAAATTTGCACTCATCTTAAACAGGGAAGTAGAAACTTTGACAAATACCAAACTTTTTGAATTTATTGAAGATTGGTGGGGCGTTAAGTACCGCTATGCTGGCACCACAAAAAAAGGGGTTGATTGCAGTGCTTTCACCAGTTTGCTCATGCTTTCTGTTTTTAATTTGCAGGTTCCCCGTACGGCCCGTAAGCAATTTGCTTCCTGCAAAAAAATTGATAAGGATGATTTAACAGAAGGCGATTTGGTATTTTTTAATACCCGTGGTGGTATAAGCCATGTTGGGTTATATATCAGCGATGGTTATTTTGTTCACAGCAGCAGTACCCAGGGCGTTACCATTAGCAACCTTGATGAACCTTATTATAACAAAAGGTTTATTGCAGGGGGCCGCATTTACAACTGA
- a CDS encoding M1 family metallopeptidase produces MFMKYFFFLILFCCFLNSKTFAQVLSKPHQFTHQDTLRGSIGPGRLGWDVLHYNITVKPDFETKTIFGKNCITYFDNGVKLMQIDLQQPLEIDSIVHQKKSLPFTRDGNAFFTQIRDSSAMYKIKPGNDSVTVYYHGKPREAKMPPWDGGWIWKKDRMGRPWMSVACQGLGASVWYPCKDHQSDEPDNGAVLNITVPDSLKAVGNGRLMQQSAHYNSSTTYSWQVVNPINNYNIVPYIGKYVHFGEQYNGLKGKLDMDYWVLDYDMDSAKKQFVQAPEMMKAFEYWFGPYPFYEDGYKLVQSPHLGMEHQSAIAYGNRFKNGYLGRDLSGTGWGLKWDFIIIHESGHEWFANNITTADIADMWVHEGFTNYSETLFTGYYYGTQAGNEYNIGSRKGIQNDISIIGAYGVNSEGSGDMYPKASAMIHMIRQIMKNDKKFRKLLMSLNKDFYHKIVTSAQIENYISQFAKKDFSIIYDQYLRTIQVPVLEYKLQNNLLHYRYQNCVAGFNMPLKIKNSNGWLKPTEEWQTKKYKKREFAVDENFYINTTNASN; encoded by the coding sequence ATGTTCATGAAATATTTTTTCTTCCTCATATTATTTTGCTGCTTTTTAAATAGTAAAACATTTGCACAGGTATTAAGTAAACCTCACCAGTTTACCCACCAGGATACTTTGCGTGGGAGCATAGGCCCTGGCAGGTTGGGTTGGGATGTATTACATTACAATATTACCGTGAAACCCGATTTTGAAACCAAAACTATTTTCGGAAAAAATTGCATTACTTATTTTGATAACGGCGTAAAATTGATGCAGATAGATTTACAGCAACCCCTGGAAATAGACAGTATAGTCCATCAAAAAAAAAGCCTGCCATTTACCAGGGATGGTAATGCGTTTTTTACCCAAATAAGAGATAGCAGCGCTATGTATAAAATAAAACCTGGTAATGATTCTGTAACTGTTTATTACCATGGAAAACCCAGGGAAGCTAAAATGCCGCCATGGGATGGAGGATGGATTTGGAAAAAAGACAGGATGGGAAGGCCGTGGATGAGTGTTGCCTGCCAGGGTTTGGGAGCAAGCGTTTGGTATCCCTGCAAAGACCATCAAAGCGATGAGCCGGATAATGGCGCAGTGCTAAACATTACCGTACCCGATAGTTTAAAGGCCGTTGGAAACGGAAGACTCATGCAACAATCTGCACATTACAATAGCAGCACAACTTATAGCTGGCAGGTTGTGAACCCAATCAACAACTATAATATTGTACCATACATTGGCAAGTATGTTCATTTTGGGGAGCAATACAATGGCCTCAAAGGAAAACTTGACATGGATTACTGGGTGCTGGACTATGATATGGACAGCGCAAAAAAACAATTTGTTCAAGCGCCGGAAATGATGAAAGCTTTTGAATATTGGTTTGGCCCTTACCCATTTTATGAAGATGGATATAAGCTGGTACAATCGCCCCATTTGGGTATGGAACACCAAAGCGCCATTGCTTATGGCAACAGGTTTAAAAACGGTTATCTTGGTCGTGACCTTTCCGGTACAGGCTGGGGATTAAAATGGGATTTCATTATTATTCATGAAAGCGGGCATGAGTGGTTTGCCAACAATATTACCACTGCAGATATTGCCGATATGTGGGTGCATGAAGGCTTTACCAATTATAGCGAAACATTATTTACCGGTTATTATTACGGCACACAAGCCGGCAATGAATATAATATTGGCAGCAGGAAAGGCATTCAAAACGACATTTCAATTATTGGCGCTTATGGTGTAAACAGCGAAGGCAGCGGCGATATGTATCCCAAAGCCAGTGCTATGATACACATGATAAGGCAAATTATGAAAAATGATAAAAAATTCAGAAAATTACTGATGAGTTTGAACAAAGATTTTTATCATAAAATTGTAACCTCTGCACAAATTGAAAACTATATCAGCCAATTTGCCAAAAAAGATTTTTCAATAATATATGATCAATACTTACGCACCATACAGGTGCCCGTTTTAGAATATAAGCTGCAAAACAATTTACTGCATTACCGATACCAAAATTGTGTGGCCGGCTTTAATATGCCCTTAAAAATTAAAAACAGTAACGGCTGGCTGAAACCCACAGAAGAATGGCAAACCAAAAAATATAAAAAAAGAGAATTTGCTGTTGATGAAAATTTTTATATCAACACAACCAACGCATCAAATTAA